Proteins encoded together in one Ipomoea triloba cultivar NCNSP0323 chromosome 4, ASM357664v1 window:
- the LOC116015023 gene encoding xylulose 5-phosphate/phosphate translocator, chloroplastic: MLSLNLLPSSNVTFSRPNLKYPINSSLLDPNLVRGNQKLRSLPSFRAAEAGFKLSHSNLQIPCSSSDFSRILRYPFGFSSRNGSQIVRGVSGSPEEAGPDAQIEAKPKKDFKLALIFGLWYFQNIVFNIYNKKVLNIFPFPWLLASFQLLCGSVWMLVLWYSKLQPCPKISKSFIVALLGPALFHTIGHISACVSFSKVAVSFTHVIKSAEPVFSVVFSSFLGDTYPLKVWLSILPIVFGCSLAAITEVSFNFEGLWGAMISNVGFVLRNIYSKKSLQNFKEVDGLNLYGWITILSFAYLFPVAVFVEGSQWVAGYHKAIATIGTPSTFYIWVLVSGIFYHLYNQSSYQALDDISPLTFSVGNTMKRVVVIVSTVFVFRNPVRPLNALGSAIAILGTFLYSQATSKKPKGEAVEKKE; this comes from the coding sequence ATGCTATCTTTAAATCTTCTTCCCTCCTCAAATGTCACTTTCTCCAGACCCAACCTTAAATATCCCATCAATTCTTCACTTTTGGATCCCAATCTTGTGAGGGGAAACCAAAAGCTGAGGAGCCTTCCGTCTTTTCGAGCTGCTGAAGCTGGGTTCAAACTGTCCCACTCGAATCTTCAGATCCCATGCTCAAGTTCCGATTTTTCCAGAATCTTGAGGTACCCATTTGGGTTTTCTTCGAGAAATGGTTCTCAGATCGTCAGAGGAGTGTCCGGAAGCCCAGAAGAGGCCGGCCCAGATGCTCAGATTGAGGCGAAGCCAAAGAAGGATTTCAAGCTAGCTTTGATTTTTGGGCTTTGGTACTTCCAGAACATTGTTTTCAACATATACAACAAGAAGGTGCTTAATATCTTCCCATTTCCATGGCTTCTTGCTTCATTTCAGCTGCTCTGTGGGTCTGTTTGGATGCTTGTTCTCTGGTATTCCAAGCTCCAGCCTTGTCCCAAGATATCAAAGTCCTTCATTGTTGCACTTCTTGGGCCTGCTTTGTTCCACACAATAGGCCATATCTCTGCTTGTGTCTCCTTTTCTAAGGTGGCTGTTTCATTCACCCATGTTATCAAATCTGCAGAGCCTGTGTTTTCTGTTGTGTTTTCATCTTTCTTGGGGGATACCTATCCTCTAAAGGTCTGGCTCTCAATTCTGCCCATTGTGTTTGGTTGCTCCCTGGCTGCAATAACTGAAGTGTCCTTCAACTTTGAGGGCCTGTGGGGGGCTATGATTAGCAATGTTGGGTTTGTTCTTAGGAACATTTACTCCAAGAAAAGCTTGCAGAACTTTAAGGAGGTTGATGGATTGAACTTGTATGGCTGGATTACTATCCTATCATTTGCTTATCTGTTCCCAGTGGCAGTGTTTGTTGAAGGCTCCCAATGGGTTGCAGGATATCACAAAGCCATTGCTACTATAGGAACTCCCTCAACCTTTTATATATGGGTGCTTGTGTCTGGGATCTTTTACCATCTATACAACCAATCATCTTATCAGGCTTTGGATGATATTAGCCCTCTAACGTTTTCGGTGGGCAATACAATGAAGAGAGTGGTGGTGATTGTCTCCACCGTGTTCGTTTTCAGGAATCCAGTCAGGCCATTGAATGCTCTTGGC